Proteins encoded within one genomic window of Phototrophicus methaneseepsis:
- a CDS encoding response regulator transcription factor: MNNEVTRILLADDHAVLRAGLRALLNIEPDITVIGEAGNGNETLEQIEVLQPDIVVLDLMMPQVKGLDIIEQITRTYPHTRVLVLTMHAESQYIRHVMQAGGAGYVLKSAADTELISAIREIANGNSYLTPGVTNVLLADYREQHQEPELTQPTDLDLLSDREREVLIMTALGYSSKEMGEMLFISPKTVDTYRQRVMDKLQLESRAELVQYALKHELLEAK; this comes from the coding sequence ATGAATAATGAAGTCACTCGTATTCTGCTAGCCGATGATCATGCCGTTCTGCGCGCTGGCTTGCGCGCACTCCTGAATATCGAACCGGATATTACGGTCATTGGCGAAGCCGGGAATGGCAATGAAACGCTTGAACAAATTGAGGTGTTGCAGCCTGATATTGTGGTGCTGGATTTAATGATGCCCCAGGTTAAGGGGCTGGATATTATCGAGCAAATCACCCGCACTTATCCACACACGCGCGTCCTGGTTTTAACCATGCATGCAGAATCACAATATATCCGCCATGTGATGCAGGCTGGTGGGGCTGGCTATGTGCTTAAGAGCGCGGCAGATACAGAATTAATTAGTGCAATCCGCGAGATTGCCAATGGCAATTCTTACCTGACGCCTGGTGTGACCAATGTTCTCCTGGCGGATTACCGGGAGCAGCATCAGGAGCCGGAGTTAACCCAGCCAACTGATCTTGATCTGCTGAGTGATCGTGAGCGCGAAGTGCTGATTATGACGGCCCTGGGTTATAGCAGTAAGGAAATGGGAGAGATGCTCTTTATCAGCCCTAAGACGGTTGATACATATCGGCAGCGTGTCATGGATAAGTTGCAACTGGAGAGCCGTGCTGAATTGGTTCAGTACGCATTGAAGCATGAACTTTTGGAAGCAAAATGA